One Candidatus Bathyarchaeota archaeon genomic region harbors:
- a CDS encoding uroporphyrinogen decarboxylase family protein: MNHKERFLTALDLKEADCVPVTDLGLDAPIVDKILQREKGTGLSKAGKTVLSFTGGSENWDASIDYRRSMIEACIKLDFDAIPALCDYSLTTKDYKPKNIDDKKFIDQWGRIMQTSIEGKTTYFMDGVVHTPEDLEVYEPPDAFHPDIIEMMNETLKPFKNEDIVPMAQCHSGWHLAFQIRGGIDKIAIDFYRNPKFARALFDKISKICQDFAESMIEAGAEVLLVTDDYADNHGPLISPKLFREYELPNLQKIVNIAKKHGIPIIKHTDGNLNPILDDIISTGIDGLHPIEPGVMDIKDVKMKYGNKICILGNVDCRYILPFGSDDDVRKDVRRCIDAAGEGGGYILASSNSLHANVKIDNIYTMVDETRKYGKYPLTKK, translated from the coding sequence ATGAATCACAAGGAACGGTTCCTTACAGCGTTAGACTTGAAAGAAGCTGATTGCGTACCCGTTACTGACCTGGGGCTAGATGCTCCTATCGTGGATAAAATCTTACAGAGAGAGAAAGGTACTGGATTAAGCAAGGCTGGTAAAACTGTATTAAGTTTCACTGGGGGAAGCGAAAATTGGGACGCCTCAATAGACTACAGGCGTTCTATGATTGAGGCCTGTATTAAGCTTGATTTTGATGCTATTCCAGCTTTATGTGATTATTCGCTTACAACTAAGGATTATAAACCCAAAAATATCGATGATAAAAAGTTCATCGATCAATGGGGGCGAATAATGCAAACAAGCATAGAAGGAAAAACGACCTATTTCATGGACGGAGTTGTGCATACGCCTGAGGATTTAGAAGTCTATGAACCGCCAGATGCTTTTCATCCTGATATCATCGAAATGATGAATGAAACTTTGAAACCTTTTAAGAACGAAGATATCGTTCCAATGGCTCAATGCCATAGCGGTTGGCATCTTGCATTTCAGATTAGAGGTGGAATAGATAAGATAGCTATTGATTTTTATCGAAACCCAAAATTTGCGCGTGCTCTTTTCGATAAGATCTCAAAAATTTGTCAAGATTTTGCAGAGTCGATGATAGAAGCTGGAGCAGAGGTACTACTTGTTACTGATGATTATGCTGATAATCATGGACCTTTAATTAGTCCTAAGCTTTTCAGAGAATATGAACTTCCTAACTTACAGAAGATAGTTAATATAGCAAAGAAACATGGGATTCCGATAATAAAGCACACTGATGGCAACCTCAATCCTATCCTAGATGACATAATTAGCACTGGGATAGATGGATTGCATCCAATTGAGCCTGGTGTTATGGATATAAAGGACGTTAAGATGAAATACGGAAATAAGATCTGTATATTGGGAAACGTTGACTGTAGATACATATTACCTTTTGGCAGTGATGATGATGTTAGAAAAGACGTTCGAAGATGTATAGATGCGGCTGGTGAAGGTGGTGGATATATTTTAGCCTCTAGTAATTCATTGCATGCTAATGTTAAAATCGATAATATTTATACAATGGTTGATGAAACCAGAAAATATGGCAAATATCCATTAACAAAAAAATAA
- a CDS encoding response regulator codes for MPDRILVADDEPDLLNAAKIMLEKGGYQVIEATNGDEALEKVNSEKPDLIILDVVMPGKTGTEVCKILKEDPQTSSIPILMYTVLGREADSKISEEVGADGHLIKPFSPEDLVATVKKHLELSRSKND; via the coding sequence TTGCCAGACAGAATATTAGTTGCAGATGATGAGCCAGATCTTCTCAATGCAGCAAAAATAATGCTGGAGAAGGGAGGATATCAGGTTATTGAGGCTACAAATGGTGATGAGGCTTTAGAAAAAGTGAATTCAGAGAAGCCAGATCTCATAATTCTAGATGTCGTGATGCCAGGTAAAACCGGTACAGAAGTCTGTAAAATTCTAAAAGAGGACCCTCAAACAAGTTCGATTCCGATTTTAATGTATACAGTATTGGGACGAGAAGCTGATAGTAAGATAAGTGAAGAGGTAGGAGCAGATGGACATCTCATCAAACCGTTTTCCCCCGAAGACCTGGTAGCTACAGTCAAGAAACATTTAGAGCTTTCTCGAAGTAAAAATGACTAA
- a CDS encoding 3-hydroxyacyl-CoA dehydrogenase family protein: MNTIEDIKKMAVIGAGVMGHGIAEIYALNGFTVSIMDVKKEILERGITQIESELKTLTANKFVTEQESFDALNRISISTNLEDAVNECNFVTEAVVENLELKKKVFAELEKYVCEDAILASNTSGIMISKIAEGLKRPENVIGTHFAVPPHIVPGVEIIKGKETSDSTFQISYELMKKIGKLPFVAKKDVDGFVLNRLQLALAREAFYLVENEIATPEDIDVCLNSTIGFRWFTIGPFKQMDSAGIDSWANVGSYLFASLSNSKKVPKAITNKVAKGELGMKSGKGFYDYTKLKMEDVTAERDNGFLKTLELMETLKNRA; this comes from the coding sequence ATGAACACCATTGAAGATATTAAGAAAATGGCTGTTATAGGGGCTGGTGTCATGGGGCATGGTATAGCTGAAATCTATGCTTTGAATGGATTCACAGTTTCTATTATGGACGTTAAAAAAGAGATCTTAGAAAGGGGCATAACTCAAATTGAATCTGAACTCAAGACTTTAACAGCCAATAAATTCGTTACCGAACAAGAGTCTTTTGATGCATTGAACAGAATATCTATTTCTACCAATCTAGAAGATGCGGTTAATGAATGTAACTTTGTGACCGAAGCTGTTGTTGAAAACCTAGAGTTAAAAAAGAAGGTGTTTGCTGAGCTTGAGAAATATGTCTGTGAGGATGCTATTCTTGCAAGTAATACTTCAGGTATAATGATATCTAAAATTGCTGAAGGCTTAAAAAGACCTGAAAACGTTATCGGAACTCACTTCGCTGTGCCTCCACACATTGTACCTGGTGTTGAAATTATTAAAGGCAAAGAAACCTCCGACTCAACATTTCAAATATCTTATGAACTGATGAAAAAGATCGGCAAATTACCTTTTGTAGCTAAGAAGGATGTTGACGGATTCGTTCTCAATAGGCTTCAGCTAGCCCTAGCAAGAGAAGCATTCTATTTAGTGGAAAATGAAATTGCTACGCCCGAGGATATTGATGTTTGCCTTAACAGCACTATAGGTTTTAGATGGTTTACTATTGGGCCTTTTAAACAGATGGATTCTGCTGGCATAGATTCATGGGCCAATGTGGGAAGCTATTTGTTTGCAAGTTTATCAAATTCAAAAAAAGTCCCAAAAGCCATAACTAACAAAGTTGCGAAAGGAGAATTAGGTATGAAGTCAGGAAAAGGCTTCTATGATTATACTAAATTGAAAATGGAAGATGTAACAGCAGAGAGGGATAACGGATTCTTGAAGACACTTGAATTGATGGAAACTTTGAAAAATAGAGCATAA